A single window of bacterium DNA harbors:
- a CDS encoding TIGR03619 family F420-dependent LLM class oxidoreductase: protein MQFWQALAFTHPDDMLELAPVCEEAGFEGIMLADHLFAPEEYASRYPYDDSGEPPFDGETPFPESFATISALSQVTTTLRFVTNVYILPLRHPIEIAKDLSTAAIFSKNRTVLGLGAGWLREEFEIMGVPFEQRGKRMDEQLPIIQKLLAGEVVSADGEFYQFDALRMRPLPTEKVPMWVGGMNKAALRRAAQFGDGWTGAGTTFEETLGILRDLRAQRERFGRADEPFDCLIPLTEELPPDQMGQLIEAGMTGTVSWPLEYQLPPGCTVQDKKDKLRELGETMIKPVNG, encoded by the coding sequence ATGCAGTTCTGGCAAGCCCTCGCCTTCACCCACCCCGACGACATGCTCGAGCTCGCGCCCGTCTGCGAGGAGGCGGGCTTCGAAGGCATCATGCTCGCCGACCATCTCTTCGCGCCGGAGGAGTACGCCTCCCGCTACCCCTACGACGACTCCGGCGAGCCGCCCTTCGACGGCGAGACGCCCTTCCCCGAGTCCTTCGCGACGATCTCCGCTCTCTCTCAGGTGACGACGACCCTCCGCTTCGTGACGAACGTCTACATCCTGCCCCTGCGACACCCGATCGAGATCGCCAAGGACCTCTCGACGGCGGCGATCTTCTCGAAGAACCGGACCGTGCTGGGCCTGGGCGCCGGCTGGCTCCGCGAGGAGTTCGAGATCATGGGCGTACCCTTCGAGCAGCGTGGCAAGCGCATGGACGAGCAGCTGCCGATCATCCAGAAGCTGCTCGCCGGCGAGGTCGTGTCCGCGGACGGCGAGTTCTACCAGTTCGATGCCCTGCGGATGCGGCCGCTCCCGACCGAGAAGGTCCCGATGTGGGTCGGCGGCATGAACAAGGCGGCGCTCCGTCGTGCCGCGCAGTTCGGCGACGGCTGGACCGGCGCCGGAACGACCTTCGAGGAGACGCTCGGGATCCTGCGCGACCTGCGCGCCCAGCGAGAGCGTTTCGGACGCGCAGACGAGCCCTTCGACTGCCTGATCCCGCTCACCGAGGAGCTCCCGCCCGACCAGATGGGACAGCTGATCGAGGCCGGGATGACCGGTACCGTGAGCTGGCCTCTCGAATACCAGCTCCCCCCTGGCTGCACCGTCCAGGACAAGAAGGACAAGCTCCGCGAGCTCGGCGAGACGATGATCAAGCCGGTCAATGGCTAG
- a CDS encoding cytochrome P450: MVHYNPFSEEVMKADPLPIYKQLRDEAPAYYLEEFDTWALSRFEDIWKASGDMKNLTAAKGTTSAHLLTKVQEVTPMINNMDHPDHTRLRASFRKPFAAPEVAKLEPMIRKIAKEKLAEAKDAGTLDVIQDMTAHVAVTVACTISGLPPEDGPYLNDLVQRFFKREEGQMGATEAGLQAMGEMFEYFKKQIAVRRNEGPKEDVLQTLLEFEQDGHKLDDDSLASHVAMLIIGGSETFPKTFASLVRRLWEHPDQRQMCIDDPSLIPDAYNEGLRYDMPTQFLMRQVKRPVTFAGQEMTPGQGLMFLYHSGNHDEREFPDPDKFDVLRRPPRILSFGYGPHSCLGVNVARLEGRVCTEELLRLHPNYEVDLPNAERLVTEFVQGYWKLPITY; the protein is encoded by the coding sequence ATGGTCCACTACAACCCCTTCTCCGAAGAGGTCATGAAGGCCGACCCGCTGCCCATCTACAAGCAGCTGCGTGACGAGGCACCCGCCTACTACCTGGAAGAGTTCGACACCTGGGCCCTGTCCCGATTCGAGGACATCTGGAAGGCGTCCGGGGACATGAAGAACCTGACCGCCGCCAAGGGAACGACGTCGGCCCACCTGCTGACCAAGGTCCAGGAGGTCACGCCCATGATCAACAACATGGACCACCCGGACCACACGCGGCTCCGCGCTTCGTTCCGCAAGCCCTTCGCGGCGCCGGAGGTCGCGAAGCTCGAGCCGATGATCCGGAAGATCGCGAAGGAGAAGCTGGCCGAGGCGAAGGACGCGGGGACCCTCGACGTGATCCAGGACATGACCGCCCACGTCGCGGTGACCGTCGCCTGCACGATCAGCGGCCTGCCGCCCGAGGACGGCCCCTACCTGAACGACCTCGTCCAGCGCTTCTTCAAGCGCGAAGAGGGGCAGATGGGCGCCACCGAGGCCGGCCTCCAGGCGATGGGCGAGATGTTCGAGTACTTCAAGAAGCAGATCGCGGTTCGCCGGAACGAAGGCCCCAAGGAGGACGTCCTCCAGACCTTGCTCGAGTTCGAGCAGGACGGGCACAAGCTCGACGACGACTCCCTCGCCTCCCACGTGGCGATGCTCATCATCGGCGGCAGCGAGACCTTCCCGAAGACCTTCGCCTCCCTCGTCCGTCGGCTCTGGGAGCACCCGGACCAGCGTCAGATGTGCATCGACGACCCCTCGCTGATCCCCGACGCCTACAACGAGGGGCTCCGCTATGACATGCCGACGCAGTTCCTGATGCGTCAGGTGAAGCGACCGGTGACCTTCGCGGGGCAGGAGATGACGCCGGGCCAGGGCCTGATGTTCCTCTACCACTCGGGCAACCACGACGAGCGCGAGTTCCCCGATCCCGACAAGTTCGACGTCCTGCGCCGTCCGCCTCGGATCCTGTCCTTCGGCTACGGTCCGCACTCCTGCCTGGGCGTCAACGTGGCGCGGCTCGAGGGGCGCGTCTGCACCGAAGAGCTCCTGCGCCTCCACCCGAACTACGAGGTCGACCTTCCGAATGCCGAGCGCCTCGTGACCGAGTTCGTGCAGGGCTACTGGAAGCTGCCGATCACCTACTGA
- a CDS encoding SDR family oxidoreductase — MAKLPPPDYVPPHDLLAGKTVLMTAAAGAGIGFATAQRCAEEGARLFISDIHEKRTADAAEKLAEISGKPCGHRLCNVRDDADVRALVAAAIEDMGHIDVVINNAGLGGEVDIVDMTDDQWDSVLDITLNSVFRMTRAVLPHMMERRSGAIVNNASVLGWRAQKGQAHYAAAKAGVMAVTRCSAIEAAEYGIRINAVAPSIAIHPFLVKTTPQELLDELEAKEAFGRGAAPWEVSNVMVFLASDYASYMTGEVVSVSSQRA; from the coding sequence ATGGCCAAGCTGCCGCCCCCCGACTACGTCCCGCCCCACGACCTGCTCGCCGGCAAGACGGTCCTGATGACCGCCGCCGCGGGCGCAGGGATCGGATTCGCCACGGCCCAGCGCTGCGCGGAGGAGGGCGCGCGCCTCTTCATCAGCGACATCCACGAGAAGCGGACCGCCGACGCGGCCGAGAAGCTGGCGGAGATCTCCGGCAAGCCCTGCGGCCACCGGCTCTGCAACGTTCGGGACGACGCGGACGTCCGCGCGCTCGTGGCGGCTGCGATCGAGGACATGGGCCACATCGACGTCGTGATCAACAACGCCGGTCTCGGCGGCGAGGTCGACATCGTCGACATGACCGACGACCAGTGGGACTCCGTCCTCGACATCACGCTCAACAGCGTCTTCCGCATGACGCGCGCCGTGCTCCCCCACATGATGGAGCGAAGGAGCGGAGCGATCGTGAACAACGCGTCGGTCCTGGGCTGGCGTGCGCAGAAGGGACAGGCCCACTACGCGGCGGCGAAGGCCGGCGTGATGGCCGTGACCCGCTGCTCCGCGATCGAGGCCGCCGAGTACGGGATCCGGATCAATGCCGTCGCGCCCTCGATCGCGATCCATCCCTTCCTGGTCAAGACGACGCCGCAGGAGCTGCTCGACGAGCTCGAGGCGAAGGAAGCCTTCGGCCGCGGGGCGGCGCCCTGGGAGGTGTCGAACGTGATGGTCTTCCTGGCGAGCGACTACGCCTCCTACATGACCGGCGAAGTCGTCTCGGTTTCCAGCCAGCGCGCCTGA
- a CDS encoding FAD-dependent oxidoreductase gives MLDHVAVVGASLAGLRFAEALRREGFEGRITVIGAEDALPYDRPPLSKQFLVDDWEEEKLALSRNGVEELGAEWKLGVAATGLDRNKPLVTLADGSTVEADAVVLATGTRARRLPFGQDLDGVLELRTLDDARKLRAAIATSPRAVVVGAGFIGMEVAASCRKKGLDVTVVEPLPAPLIRGLGPVLGERVARTHRDEGVAFRLGVGVDGFDGEGAVTGVRLSDGETIPAELVIVGVGAAPATEWLEGAGLEIDNGVLCDATGATGRENVFALGDCARWENARYPERPRFEHWTSAVEQSDVVAKRIVHGEAEAFEPVPYVWTDQFHLRIAIAGEIQEGDEMHVCLGDIEDDQFLALFGRDGRLAAAVGFKRPRQLNGLRRKMAEPGGLSFADAIAEHAPED, from the coding sequence ATGCTGGATCATGTCGCCGTGGTGGGCGCTTCACTCGCCGGACTGCGTTTCGCGGAGGCCCTTCGCCGCGAGGGCTTCGAGGGTCGGATCACCGTGATCGGCGCCGAGGACGCGCTGCCCTACGATCGACCGCCGCTCTCGAAGCAGTTCCTCGTCGACGATTGGGAAGAGGAGAAGCTGGCCCTCTCCCGGAACGGGGTGGAGGAGCTCGGCGCCGAGTGGAAGCTGGGCGTCGCCGCGACGGGTCTCGACCGGAACAAGCCCCTCGTGACGCTGGCGGACGGTTCGACCGTGGAGGCGGACGCGGTCGTACTCGCGACGGGAACCCGCGCGCGAAGGCTGCCCTTCGGCCAGGACCTCGATGGTGTGCTCGAGCTGCGGACCCTCGACGACGCGCGGAAGTTGCGCGCCGCGATCGCGACGTCGCCGCGGGCGGTCGTCGTCGGCGCGGGCTTCATCGGAATGGAGGTCGCCGCGAGCTGTCGCAAGAAGGGACTCGACGTGACCGTCGTCGAGCCGCTGCCTGCACCGCTGATTCGCGGACTCGGGCCGGTACTCGGAGAGCGCGTGGCGCGGACCCATCGGGACGAAGGCGTCGCTTTCCGTCTCGGCGTGGGCGTGGACGGCTTCGACGGCGAGGGCGCGGTCACGGGCGTCCGCCTCTCGGACGGCGAGACGATTCCGGCCGAGCTCGTGATCGTCGGTGTCGGTGCGGCGCCGGCCACGGAGTGGCTCGAAGGCGCGGGACTCGAGATCGACAACGGTGTGCTCTGCGACGCGACCGGCGCCACGGGGCGGGAGAACGTCTTCGCCCTGGGCGACTGCGCACGCTGGGAGAACGCCCGCTATCCCGAGCGTCCGCGCTTCGAGCACTGGACCAGCGCCGTCGAGCAATCGGACGTGGTCGCGAAGCGGATCGTCCACGGCGAGGCCGAGGCCTTCGAGCCGGTGCCCTACGTTTGGACGGACCAGTTCCACCTGCGAATCGCGATCGCCGGAGAGATCCAGGAGGGAGACGAGATGCACGTCTGCCTCGGGGACATCGAGGACGACCAGTTCCTCGCGCTCTTCGGACGGGACGGGCGGCTCGCTGCAGCGGTGGGGTTCAAGCGGCCGCGCCAGCTGAACGGCCTGCGTCGCAAGATGGCCGAACCGGGCGGTCTCTCCTTCGCCGACGCGATCGCGGAGCACGCGCCCGAGGACTGA
- a CDS encoding MFS transporter: MNEASFFARAFGEFRGRAFFVALGCLICQMGLGLTYIRTGMAPELIEGLGLSGRTELSGAATPQLIFQALASPLVGILAVRLGASRVLAISAALFAFVFFVFSEIQTLSHLYFVAAGIGLCAAGMGDITVGHVVSQWFHRNRGLALGVAYAGSNLGGSVMVALVSSVASQATWREGLLAIVPVALFVLLPTSIFLVREPDEAIDPPAALDEAFASAADDLDLAHALRTRSFWILTATLFTFFFFFTGILDALVLFLVDSGLSSSEARDYFRQAVGLGVVSKILGGFFADRIPQVRAVQVVYGILALSSLVLIALLFRPDPLLISAFVFSWGFSQACRDVVYPLVLSHCFGDRYLGEIYGAMTLTLFPGGALGPLFAAALYDWRSDYQIAFAVFAVLNVFAFLALLFVRNERAAR; this comes from the coding sequence ATGAACGAAGCCTCCTTCTTCGCCCGCGCGTTCGGTGAGTTCCGCGGTCGCGCCTTCTTCGTCGCCCTTGGCTGCCTCATCTGTCAGATGGGCCTCGGCCTGACCTACATCCGCACGGGCATGGCCCCGGAGCTGATCGAAGGGCTCGGGCTCTCGGGACGCACCGAGCTGTCCGGCGCCGCGACGCCCCAGCTGATCTTCCAGGCCCTCGCGAGCCCCCTCGTCGGGATCCTCGCCGTCCGCCTCGGCGCTTCCCGCGTGCTCGCGATCTCGGCCGCCCTCTTCGCGTTCGTGTTCTTCGTCTTCTCGGAGATCCAGACCCTCTCCCACCTCTACTTCGTCGCGGCGGGGATCGGCCTCTGCGCCGCCGGCATGGGCGACATCACGGTCGGCCACGTAGTGAGCCAGTGGTTCCATCGAAACCGCGGCCTCGCCCTCGGAGTCGCCTATGCGGGATCGAATCTCGGTGGGTCGGTGATGGTCGCGCTGGTGAGCTCCGTCGCGAGCCAGGCCACCTGGCGCGAGGGCCTTCTCGCGATCGTCCCCGTCGCGCTCTTCGTGCTGCTTCCGACGTCGATCTTCCTGGTGCGCGAGCCCGACGAAGCGATCGACCCCCCGGCGGCCCTCGACGAAGCCTTCGCGTCCGCGGCCGACGATCTCGATCTCGCCCATGCGCTCCGCACCCGGAGCTTCTGGATCCTGACCGCCACGCTCTTCACGTTCTTCTTCTTCTTCACCGGAATCCTGGACGCACTCGTCCTCTTCCTGGTCGACAGTGGCCTGTCGAGCAGCGAAGCCCGAGACTATTTCCGGCAGGCCGTCGGGCTCGGGGTCGTGAGCAAGATCCTGGGCGGATTCTTCGCCGACCGGATTCCGCAGGTCCGTGCCGTCCAGGTGGTCTACGGGATCCTCGCGCTCTCGAGTCTGGTCCTGATCGCGCTTCTCTTCCGCCCCGACCCGCTCCTGATCAGCGCCTTCGTCTTCTCCTGGGGTTTCTCCCAGGCCTGCCGCGACGTGGTCTACCCGCTCGTCCTGAGCCACTGCTTCGGCGATCGGTACCTGGGCGAGATCTACGGCGCGATGACGCTCACGCTCTTCCCGGGAGGCGCGCTCGGCCCGCTCTTCGCCGCCGCGCTCTATGACTGGCGGAGCGACTACCAGATCGCCTTCGCGGTCTTCGCCGTGCTCAACGTCTTCGCGTTCCTGGCGCTGCTCTTCGTCCGCAACGAGCGAGCCGCACGCTGA
- a CDS encoding GNAT family N-acetyltransferase: MQPTALETPRFRLRRWRTADRAPFAAMNADAEVMQFFPRRLSGTESDALIDRIEGTFDRDGFGLWAVEDRSSTDFLGFVGLNPIPPDVPPAPGVEIGWRLRRESWERGVATETGRVVLRDAFERCRLAEVVSFTSATNRRSQGVMRALGLLRRASRDFDHPRVEKTDLRVHVLHALGATTWRCQQIPGLRPARRADRPFLADLRRAAYHDLMVASFGHFDERTYARHDAAQWNLGGLCIVTDGAHDIGVLQVGETSGSLEIHEIQLLPEAQNAGRGTALVRAIAAIAHTRGQDVTLSTPLRNDRALRLYERLGFQRVASDTTHHHLRWPC; this comes from the coding sequence GTGCAACCGACGGCCCTCGAGACGCCGCGCTTCCGGCTCCGCCGCTGGCGCACCGCGGACCGTGCTCCCTTCGCGGCGATGAACGCCGACGCCGAGGTGATGCAGTTCTTCCCTCGTCGTCTCTCCGGGACCGAGAGCGACGCGCTGATCGACCGGATCGAGGGGACCTTCGACCGCGACGGCTTCGGGCTGTGGGCCGTGGAGGACCGATCCTCGACCGACTTCCTCGGCTTCGTCGGCCTGAACCCGATCCCGCCCGACGTCCCGCCCGCACCCGGGGTCGAGATCGGGTGGCGTCTGCGGCGCGAGTCCTGGGAGCGAGGCGTCGCAACCGAGACTGGCCGCGTCGTGCTGCGTGACGCGTTCGAGCGGTGCCGGCTCGCCGAGGTCGTGTCGTTCACATCGGCGACGAATCGGCGCTCGCAGGGCGTCATGCGCGCCCTCGGACTCCTGCGACGGGCGAGCCGGGACTTCGACCACCCCCGGGTCGAGAAGACCGACCTGCGCGTCCATGTGCTCCACGCACTCGGCGCCACGACCTGGCGCTGTCAGCAGATCCCGGGCCTTCGCCCCGCGCGGCGCGCCGACCGTCCCTTTCTGGCGGACCTCCGGCGCGCCGCCTATCACGACTTGATGGTCGCCTCGTTCGGCCACTTCGACGAGCGGACCTACGCCAGGCACGACGCGGCCCAGTGGAACCTGGGCGGACTGTGCATCGTGACCGACGGGGCGCACGACATCGGCGTCCTCCAGGTCGGCGAGACCAGCGGTTCGCTCGAGATCCACGAGATCCAGCTCCTTCCGGAGGCGCAGAACGCGGGCCGCGGCACCGCGCTGGTCCGGGCGATCGCTGCGATCGCGCACACTCGGGGGCAGGACGTCACCCTCTCCACACCGCTCCGCAACGACCGCGCACTGCGGCTCTACGAGCGACTCGGCTTCCAGCGCGTCGCGAGCGACACGACGCACCATCACCTGCGCTGGCCGTGTTAG
- a CDS encoding acyl--CoA ligase, with translation MQPSDFPASLAARVRELAGTRPDDPAYWIEDRILTWRGYDEASDRLARVFLALGLPPGECVAVWLPDGTGFHVAFQATERAGLTCLGLGARCGERELVHLLGLSGARTLVSAPTMGGIDATEMVRTLRAKGVDLETHLLIEGDAFVDDPIRIEGADAPLADAGALEGRALARDVDCLYNTTSGTTGLPKIVLHDQLRWFHFHRFADDMGKFRDDEVFLSALPAPFGFGLWTQHFSPTLLGAPTVLLRKFDAAAAIEAMRRHRVTVLAAVSTQFILMLESGGFDGDDRLALRSLFTGGEAVPEKRARAFEEKTGAYVLQFYGSNETGAVSATRPEDPPHKRLTTAGKPIPEMQLRLFDAEGHDVTETGVGQPAVKGPVVSRGYLGAPEATAELIRPDGWVMLGDLVELDEDGYLRVVGRTDDIIIRGGKNLSAAAIEDGVNAHPDVALAAAIGIPDAVFGERAAAYVELRPGAQLDLEGLKAFLEASQIARELWPEALVVFDALPHNVGGKVAKSALRDDARTRFGDGLDEDAATRAQAAQRRGDGA, from the coding sequence ATGCAACCCTCGGACTTCCCCGCGTCGCTCGCCGCGCGGGTGCGCGAGCTGGCCGGCACGCGCCCCGACGATCCCGCCTATTGGATCGAGGACCGGATCCTCACCTGGCGCGGCTACGACGAGGCTTCCGACCGGCTCGCCCGGGTCTTTCTCGCCCTCGGCCTGCCCCCCGGCGAGTGCGTCGCGGTCTGGCTACCCGATGGCACGGGCTTCCACGTCGCTTTCCAGGCAACGGAGCGCGCGGGGCTGACGTGTCTCGGCCTCGGCGCCCGCTGTGGGGAGCGGGAGCTGGTCCATCTGCTCGGTCTCTCCGGTGCCAGGACCCTCGTCAGCGCGCCGACGATGGGCGGCATCGACGCGACGGAGATGGTGCGCACGCTGCGCGCGAAGGGCGTCGATCTCGAGACGCATCTCCTGATCGAGGGAGACGCCTTCGTCGACGATCCGATCCGGATCGAGGGCGCGGACGCGCCGCTCGCGGACGCCGGCGCGCTCGAGGGCCGCGCGCTCGCCCGCGACGTCGACTGCCTCTACAACACGACGTCGGGGACGACCGGTCTTCCCAAGATCGTGCTGCACGATCAGTTGCGCTGGTTCCATTTCCACCGCTTCGCCGACGACATGGGGAAGTTCCGGGACGACGAGGTCTTCCTGAGCGCCCTGCCCGCGCCCTTCGGTTTCGGGCTCTGGACCCAGCACTTCTCACCGACGCTGCTGGGCGCACCCACGGTCCTGCTGCGAAAATTCGACGCCGCCGCCGCGATCGAGGCGATGCGACGTCACCGCGTGACCGTGCTCGCCGCCGTCTCCACGCAGTTCATCCTGATGCTCGAGTCCGGAGGCTTCGACGGTGACGATCGCCTGGCGCTGCGGAGCCTCTTCACCGGCGGCGAAGCCGTCCCGGAGAAGCGCGCCCGGGCTTTCGAGGAGAAGACCGGCGCCTACGTGCTCCAGTTCTACGGCTCGAACGAGACCGGCGCGGTCAGCGCGACCCGCCCCGAGGACCCGCCCCACAAGCGACTCACCACCGCCGGCAAGCCGATCCCCGAGATGCAGCTCCGCCTCTTCGACGCGGAAGGCCACGACGTGACCGAGACCGGCGTCGGCCAGCCCGCCGTGAAGGGTCCGGTCGTCTCGCGCGGGTACCTCGGCGCGCCGGAGGCGACCGCCGAGCTGATCCGGCCGGACGGATGGGTCATGCTCGGCGATCTCGTCGAGCTCGACGAGGACGGCTACCTCCGCGTCGTCGGCCGCACCGACGACATCATCATCCGCGGCGGCAAGAACCTCTCGGCCGCCGCGATCGAAGATGGCGTGAACGCCCACCCCGACGTCGCCCTCGCCGCTGCGATCGGGATCCCCGACGCCGTCTTCGGCGAGCGGGCCGCCGCCTACGTCGAACTCCGGCCCGGGGCGCAGCTCGACCTCGAGGGACTGAAGGCCTTCCTCGAGGCGTCCCAGATCGCCCGCGAGCTCTGGCCCGAGGCGCTGGTCGTCTTCGATGCCCTCCCGCACAACGTCGGCGGCAAGGTCGCCAAGAGCGCCCTCCGCGACGACGCACGGACCCGCTTCGGAGACGGCCTCGACGAGGACGCGGCGACGCGGGCGCAGGCGGCGCAGCGGCGCGGCGACGGCGCATGA
- a CDS encoding TonB-dependent receptor plug domain-containing protein, which yields MGRSKGRWASTGSRTRVGAWALGLTLVASSAMAEGDLLDMSLEELMNIEVTSVSKKAESKNDTAAAITVITAEDIRRGGFTSIPEALRVVPGVQVARIDASRWAISIRGFRQEFSNKLLVLVDGRPVYTPLFGGAVWSEQNLAMQDVERIEVIRGPGGAIWGANAVNGVINIMTRHTKDTQGQLLALWGGTQEYGGMARHGGSIGDDTTYRVTVKGEKTEDYDFDQNYNGDDEWTNLRVGIRSDTQVDENATLETHFDFWDIDSQRGIGVRDVFFSVVSFNDVKQRNRGGVAQLTYDRQIDEKSSFEFMTFGELVDRRASLDERSYTFQASTQYNRDLVDWCDGLSLVSGIDYR from the coding sequence ATGGGACGATCGAAGGGTCGATGGGCTTCGACGGGATCGCGTACGCGCGTGGGGGCGTGGGCGCTCGGGCTGACGCTCGTGGCCTCGTCCGCGATGGCGGAGGGCGACCTCCTCGACATGAGTCTCGAAGAACTCATGAACATCGAGGTGACCTCGGTCTCGAAGAAGGCCGAGAGCAAGAACGACACGGCCGCAGCCATCACGGTGATCACGGCGGAGGACATCCGCCGCGGTGGCTTCACGAGCATCCCCGAGGCGCTCCGTGTCGTCCCGGGTGTCCAGGTCGCGCGCATCGACGCGTCGCGCTGGGCGATCTCGATTCGCGGCTTCCGCCAGGAATTCTCGAACAAGCTGCTCGTGCTCGTCGACGGCCGCCCGGTCTACACGCCGCTCTTCGGTGGCGCCGTGTGGTCCGAACAGAACCTCGCCATGCAGGACGTCGAGCGGATCGAGGTGATCCGTGGTCCCGGCGGCGCGATCTGGGGCGCCAACGCAGTCAACGGCGTGATCAACATCATGACCCGCCACACGAAGGACACCCAGGGGCAACTGCTGGCGCTCTGGGGCGGGACCCAGGAATACGGCGGAATGGCTCGACACGGCGGGTCGATCGGCGACGACACGACCTACCGCGTGACCGTGAAGGGCGAGAAGACCGAGGACTACGACTTCGACCAGAACTACAACGGCGACGACGAGTGGACCAACCTGCGCGTCGGCATCCGGTCCGACACCCAGGTGGACGAGAACGCGACCCTCGAGACGCATTTCGACTTCTGGGACATCGATTCGCAGCGTGGAATCGGCGTCCGCGACGTCTTCTTCTCCGTGGTCTCCTTCAACGACGTGAAGCAGCGCAACCGCGGCGGGGTCGCCCAGCTCACCTACGATCGACAGATCGACGAGAAGAGCAGCTTCGAGTTCATGACCTTCGGCGAGCTCGTCGACCGTCGAGCGTCTCTCGACGAGCGAAGCTACACCTTCCAGGCTTCGACCCAGTACAACCGCGACCTGGTGGATTGGTGCGACGGCCTGTCCCTGGTCTCCGGCATCGACTACCGGT
- a CDS encoding acyl-CoA dehydrogenase family protein, which translates to MDARFTEEDETFRGTIARWLDENLRGEFEVVRGRGGPGDEHSLVEERKAWERLLGEHGWIGIGWPKSVGGRELSLTQQMIFYEEYARAGGPGRMGHIGEGLLAPTVIHFGTDDQKQRFLPGILDGSEIWCQGYSEPGAGSDLASVQTRAELDGDDWVVNGQKVWTSGAEWSDWSFVVCRTDPDAQPKHRGISYLLVPMDQPGVEIRPIVQMTGDAEFSETFFSDARTAKENIVGEVNGGWAVAMGTLGFERGASTLGQQMNFQNELDAVIELAKQNGKAKDPLIRQRIAHAWSGLRIQRYHALRTLAGVDEGAEPPPSSAITKIFWASWHRDLGKLAMDVMGPDAELAEGAAPYALNALQRLFLFARSDTIYAGSNQIQRNIISERTLGLPREPR; encoded by the coding sequence ATGGACGCTCGATTCACCGAAGAAGACGAAACCTTCCGGGGCACGATCGCCCGCTGGCTCGACGAGAACCTGCGCGGCGAGTTCGAGGTCGTCCGAGGACGAGGCGGTCCCGGGGACGAGCATTCCCTGGTCGAAGAGCGGAAGGCCTGGGAGCGGCTGCTCGGCGAGCACGGCTGGATCGGGATCGGCTGGCCCAAGTCGGTCGGCGGACGCGAGCTGTCGCTGACCCAGCAGATGATCTTCTACGAAGAGTACGCCCGCGCGGGCGGCCCCGGCCGGATGGGACACATCGGCGAAGGGCTGCTGGCCCCCACGGTGATCCACTTCGGAACCGACGACCAGAAGCAGCGCTTTCTTCCGGGCATCCTCGACGGCAGCGAGATCTGGTGCCAGGGCTACTCCGAGCCCGGCGCCGGCTCGGACCTGGCGAGCGTCCAGACCCGCGCGGAGCTCGACGGCGACGACTGGGTCGTGAACGGGCAGAAGGTCTGGACCTCCGGCGCCGAATGGAGCGACTGGTCCTTCGTCGTCTGCCGGACGGATCCCGACGCACAGCCGAAGCATCGCGGCATCTCCTACCTCCTGGTCCCGATGGATCAGCCCGGCGTCGAGATCCGGCCGATCGTCCAGATGACCGGCGATGCCGAGTTCAGCGAGACCTTCTTCTCCGACGCGCGGACCGCGAAGGAGAACATCGTCGGCGAAGTCAACGGTGGTTGGGCCGTCGCGATGGGGACCCTCGGCTTCGAGCGGGGCGCCTCGACCCTCGGCCAGCAGATGAACTTCCAGAACGAGCTCGACGCCGTCATCGAGCTGGCCAAGCAGAACGGCAAGGCGAAGGATCCGCTGATCCGCCAGCGAATCGCCCATGCCTGGAGCGGCCTGCGCATCCAGCGCTACCACGCGCTCAGGACCCTCGCCGGCGTCGACGAAGGCGCCGAGCCGCCGCCGTCCTCGGCGATCACCAAGATCTTCTGGGCCTCGTGGCACCGGGATCTCGGCAAGCTCGCGATGGACGTGATGGGGCCGGACGCCGAGCTGGCCGAAGGCGCCGCGCCCTACGCCTTGAACGCCCTCCAGCGTCTCTTCCTCTTTGCGCGATCCGACACCATCTACGCCGGTTCGAACCAGATCCAGCGCAACATCATCTCCGAGCGAACGCTGGGCCTGCCGCGCGAACCGCGTTAG
- a CDS encoding TetR/AcrR family transcriptional regulator: protein MAQAGSAPSAAKAERATKTGRGGAAGSTGRPRSEEAHQAILDATLELLVEVGFSALTVEGVAQRAGVGKATIYRRWPSKLPLVVEAFGQLPGFEEVDSGSLETDLKETLKTYLLNFNSSSLGAVFPSLAGERAHNPELSKLLEPVARARREPFVRIFERARERGEISEEVDIDLAADLVVGPISVTLFFRGGTPSPKMVGPIVDLALGGILAKG, encoded by the coding sequence ATGGCCCAGGCCGGGAGCGCCCCGAGCGCTGCGAAAGCCGAGCGAGCGACGAAGACCGGCCGCGGAGGTGCCGCGGGGAGCACCGGGCGCCCGCGAAGCGAGGAAGCCCATCAGGCGATCCTCGACGCGACCCTCGAGCTGCTGGTCGAGGTCGGCTTCTCGGCGCTGACCGTCGAAGGCGTCGCCCAGCGCGCCGGCGTCGGCAAGGCCACCATCTACCGGCGCTGGCCGTCGAAGCTCCCGCTCGTCGTCGAGGCGTTCGGGCAGCTGCCGGGCTTCGAGGAGGTGGATTCGGGGAGTCTCGAGACGGATCTCAAGGAGACCCTGAAGACCTACCTCCTGAACTTCAACTCGAGTTCACTGGGCGCCGTCTTCCCGAGTCTGGCGGGAGAACGCGCACACAACCCCGAGCTCTCGAAGTTGCTCGAGCCGGTCGCCCGGGCTCGTCGCGAACCCTTCGTGCGGATCTTCGAGCGCGCCCGCGAACGCGGCGAGATCTCCGAGGAGGTCGACATCGACCTCGCCGCCGACCTCGTCGTCGGCCCCATCTCCGTCACGCTCTTCTTCCGCGGCGGCACGCCGTCCCCGAAGATGGTCGGCCCGATCGTCGATCTGGCGCTCGGCGGCATCCTCGCGAAGGGCTGA